The genomic region TGTTGATCTGCTGCGCGGACGTGTGCTTGCGACGCTCTTCTACGAGGAGTCGACGCGTACCTCGTGCTCGTTTGAGGCTGCCATGCTCCGTCTGGGCGGTCAAGTGGTCAAGGTTCAGCCCGACAAGTCTTCGGTGCAGAAGGGCGAGTCAATTCCCGACACGATCCGCACTCTCGGCTGCTACGCCGACGCTGTTGTAATGCGCCACCCTGCGGCTGGCAGCGTTCACTTGGCTGCTAAGCACTCTGCAGTCCCCGTGATCTCGGGAGGCGagtcgtcgatcgagcaccCTACCcaggcgctgctcgacacgTTTGCCATCCGAGAAGAAATGGGTACTGTGGCCGGACTCACGATCACCATGGTGGGTGATCTCAAGTACGGCCGCACGGTGCACAGTCtagtgcagctgctgtgcctgTACGGTGTTACTGTGAATTATGTCAGCCCAGAGTCGCTCAAGATGCCCGAAGACGTCAAGCAGGCTGTGGCACGCAAGGGAATCAAGCAGTACGAGTCAAGCGTGCTCACCGACGACATCTTGGCTCGCACCGATGTGCTCTACGTCACGCGTGTGCAGAAGGAGCGCTTCCCGGACATGGCATCGTACGAAGCGGTCAAGGATACCTACATTGTTGACAACGCCACTTTGTCCAAGTGCAAGCCGACTACGATTGTTCTGCATCCATTGCCTAAGAACAACGAACTGGCCGATGATCTCGAGTACGACCCTCGTGCCGCTTGGTGGCGACAGGTCAAATACGGTCTGTACCTGCGCATGGCTTTGCTTGCTATGGTTCTGCATCATCGTGCATAAACATGTTGCAACATTCTGGCTTCCAACGTTGACATCCTTTTGGACGTCCAACAGAGTCGAGACTGTCTATGAAGGGACCGAGGAGATGAGCGTTGGTTAAATGATAGATGCGACTGTATCGCGCTTCCTTTTCTGTATCCTTCTCTATATATACTCTGAAAGAAATGTAGATATGCATGGTAAGGTTCTCCGCCAAGTTTACGATGGACGCGCCCTGTCTGTGGTTGATACGTTCCAATATGGCAAGGATGATGAGTGTCGACcctgattcgtgattggatgGTGCGCATCCAGGATCGGATGTTCTGAGCCggtaagtcgtgagttaaCCATCAAAGCTTGGGAATGGAAGCTCAAAAATCTGGGCAGCAGAACCAGTCAAGTCAGAGAGGTGAATTGCGTGCCTAGAAAAAGTCaacaatcgcgaatcacgaatcgtgaatctgaatcacagaataAGAATCGGCAGCACAAGGCGACCAGACTCGtgcacagtcgtgagtgattcACAGAGTCGGGATTGTCGACCgtcaaatcacgaatagaatcacgaatgccgTCGGCCAACAGCGGGCcgagagtcgtgagctGCACATTGCTGCAGGAAGACGgagagattcacgattcgtgaatttgtCGACGCGAGCTGTGAAGCACCAAGCTGTGACAGTCACTGTGGGCTCAGCCCCTGATGCACTCTCCTTCTTTGACTGAGCCCAATGCTCGACATTCTGTTCCCATACCTCCTTTCTCTACATCAACCATCTCTACCACGCTCAAAGTTACGTACAGGAAAGTCAGCTGCCAATCGCGCCATTCAGAAGATCGAGACGGTACTGAAGACTCGCCTCTGCTTAGTCCTGGGTTCTGgatacattcgtgattcgtgattcggtACCTCCACCTTGTCGACTCGTGCCGCAGTTTAACAAGCCTGACTGAGCAAGCAGACGTGAGATTTCTCACGTCTCCATGCCTCGTGAGTCCACGTCACGCGACATTActcactctgtgactgttaCATACCGGAACTTgactattcgtgattgtgcttGGACACACTGCTCTGACAAGCCCGACTCAAGCTTGACAGCATcacatccacgattgcAAGGATCTTGGTGAGACCGCACCTGCAACATCGCGCTGCTCTCACCAAATGATGCCGCCTTCGATGGAGTCTTCCACCTCATCTGGGTCATCAGAGCCCGTTACTCCTCCTTTGAACCGCAACGCAACCTGGGCTGCAAGCCGCAGCGCTGCCGCCGATGCATCAGAAACCACGCCCCAAAAAGGACCGTCCGCGCCTACCGACAGTTCATCACCTCTATCCCTCCGAAAGAGATTTGCGTCCTTCACACGCTCAGCTGGCAAGAATGTCTCTGGCTCGCTCTCTGCCGGTGCTACTTCGCCCTCAGTGACGCCGCTCCAAGATAGCTCGCAGCGAATCGAGAGATTGGATCTTCAAAAAGGAGCAGTTGGAGCAAACACAGGAGACCCACCAACGTTGTCAAATCATGCATCCTCAGCGCCCATCTCTCGCAGAGGCAGCTTTACGGAGACTGGTGAGCGAGACGTGTTCAGTGCACCCCCCAAGGACGACATTCTCGATGATTCGCCGCTGCAGTGTATTCTCAGGAGCCCCaatgctcgagctcttccgGGACATCCAGGCAATCTGACGCCCACTCAAACGCAAGCGCTCCACGAGCTCACTCAGGCACTGAAGAGTGACGGAGCACTTCATGATCCTGAATCGGAACCTCCTTCGTACCAAGAAACGCAACTGCTACGCTTCCTTCGAGCACGTAGCTTCAACGTTCAAGCAGCACGGGCCATGTACCTGAAAGCGGAAGCGTGGAAAAAGGAGATCGACTTGGACCGACTCGTTCGGGAATTTTCTTTCGACGAACGCGATGCGGTCGCTGCACACGGCTGGTGCATGTACTTTCATAAGACCGATAAGTTGGGACGGCCGATCTTCATCCAAGATCTTGGCTCGATGAATTGCACCGAGGTGTTTCGCAAGACGACACCGGAACGAGTGATTCAGAAGTTTGCCGTGAcactcgagcttgcagTGCGACATCGATACGAACCTTGCACCATCGCAAGCGGTCGATGGGTCGACGACAACATGATGGTGATCAACCTAGCCGGTCTTGGACTGAGCACGTTCTGGTCGATGAAGGGACAACTTCAGCAATTGTTGAGTATTCTAGATAACAACTTCCCCGAGTTGTCCGGGCGGGTTCAGATCATCAATGCGCCGTACATGTTTAGTACCATTTGGAGTTGGGTCAAAGGTTGGTTGCCAACAGCGACGGTGGAAAAGATCGACATCGCGGGCGCCGAGTACAAAGAGGCGGTCTTTGAGTATGTGCGCAAGGAGGATTGGCCGAAAGACTTGGGTGGCGAGTGCGAGTGTAGGGACGAGCAGGGATGTAGAAAGAGCGATCCGGGTCCTTGGGATAAGCGCTTGGTCCGGACGGCGGATTTGTAGTGAGGCCAGAACTTACCATCGATGTAATctcgtgaatgtgaatcacgaatgcctCTTTTCGAACGATGTTGCATGTCTGTGCTGAGCTTCAAAAAAGTGCTCTCAGTTCACACGACTCTCGTCCAGAGGCGACCGAGCTTTGGCAGCTCCGCGGCGTCTTAGCGGCGCAATTGTGTGCGATGCTGTGGGGATCTGTACTGTTAGCGCTGATGTGCAGAGCACAAGACGGAGCTCACTGTCTTTTGCCAATTGCCGAGTTGAGATGCTTGTACAAGTATCCCTTTCGATCTGGCTTTCACTGGCATTTGCATCTTGCCAAAATGAGCACGGCTTACAGTGCATCTTTGTACCTCGACACACACAAGCCACCGACGAATGGAGTCAATCTGAAACTGGCAATCGCTGCCACTGTATTGCGCTGTGCTATCAAGCCATGTAGAGGTGTCTATTCTTCATCGTCGTATGCGGTGATCTGTTCTCGTGCACGAGCCGGGACTGCTTCGTTGTGAATCGAGCCAAAATCGACAAGTAAGAAAGTGCTGCTAAGAAGGGTCTGGAGAGACGATGAAAACGAGGAGACTTACGAGGATACGAGGTGGGCACCTTGTCAGCAGGCTTCCAGCCGTACGCTTTACGAATGGGGGGTACCGTCACCACAGCCAGCGGGCCGACAGATCCGATGACGATTGAGAAGAACACTACTGGGTGTTCGTGTGCTGCATATTGCTGTGTGATCGTCGATCCCCAAACGAGGATTGCAAAACGAGACAGGTAAGGTAGGGCGTCAGTAGTCGAAGCTCCACAGGTTCCAACTTGCtctcggcggcggcagcactCGACGTTATAGCAGTGTCAAGCGGTAGTGTTGGTCGATGATGCGCCATTCATGAGAGGAAAGCACGTACAAGGTATCGGTATGTGTTGCGGAAAGGCGAGAAGATCGACGCCATTTTTGCGAGTACTTGTTTTGAGCTGAACGAGTGTCGATGCGAGTTTGGTGCTGGTCCGCTGCGTAGACCGATGCGATTACGTTACTATGTGTCGCGTCCTTGTCACGATCAGTATAGAGGTGAGGGAAAGAAAGGTACCACAGCGAAGTTCACGTCTCGAATATGCCCGCCTGAGCTCGGAACCGATCTTCGCGTTTTTCTACCAGATGTCGCTATCTTTTCATAATCTCACATCTGACTAAAATTTGCCTTGTGCGTGTTGCGCGTTGCCACGTGCGTATTGTAGTTGACAAAATATCCAAATATATCGTGagtaaatcgtgaatctttcCAAATCTTGATTTTTCTTCCTTCCTTCTTTCCCGATCGATACAGGTCTATGGCATTTTCACCGGTGAAAACCctcgcattcgtgaatcagattcgtgattctgtgattctgTGAATTTGAAGCGCAACAGCTGAGTTCTTACACTTTGCAAGACAGGGGTTGTAGCTGGAACAAATTCCCTCTCGGGGCTGAAACACCTGACGCGGTATGGTCCAATATAAATCATACCTTCAGCACCTCCGCCCATGGATATGACCTTTGACGCAACATCAAGAGAGTCTTTGCGAGACACTTGTCCTACATTCGGTTCAGGATTCGCAAACGAGCTTCAGTCTCCCCTTGGCCAAGCCAAACGCCGAAGTAACAAGTTAGTGGTGATCGAAAAATTGAGTGGTCTCGAACAAGCGTCTTATCGGCCAATGAACGAGCATCGCTCGCAGAGTAGCAGCGGCTTCCGAGGTTCAAGCGTTCCCCGAGATTCGAGCTGCTATTCCCAATTGAGTCTTCTGTTTTTCTCGGGAGACCGAGTCTAGCCGGTCCTCGCGGGGCGTTCCCCGCTGACATACCTTTTGTTCCAGACGACGCATGGAGGAGTAAAGAGTGCAAGAAAGGCGGCTAGTAGCTTGGCTGAAGGTACGGCGGAGCTTCCAGACATTTTCAGCCCAAGTTTGAGGAAGGTGAAGCTGCATGCAAGATAGATAGTGTTGAAAGTATCGGGTGTATCTGTAACAACGTCAATTCTCTCGTTCGCTGACAGAGTTCATGCTACGAGAGGTGCTCGCGTGCCAAACACCGAAAACAACTGCGCCCTTGTGTTTTGGTTCGAACAACAACAGAGTAGCATTGCTATCAAATTCTGCTTGATTGAAAGAAGGCCGAGTAAGGCTCAAGATCCCCTTGATAGAAGCAGAAAGCTTTCCAGGCTGATAACGTATTGCGGATTTGGATTgcgttgttgttgctcaCGGCtcaacgctgcagctgtcaaACCTAGAAGCGAGTCCAAGTTCGGGCTGAAATACCAACCAGCAGACAATTGACATTACAAATTTGACCCCGAGCTGCATCAACGTAGCACGTAGAATCTATTTTCGTATTGGAAAATACTTGACCAAACACGTCCAACGTGTTTTTCTCACGTCACAGACTGCCCGAAACCTCGGTTGCCCTTTTCCATTGTGCTCCATCAACTGTGCTCCATCAACTCGGATGGGTTTGCATGTCACTATGATGTAGATCATCGTTTGATCCTACGATGCTCGGTAGCACTTGTAGCCGAGcgacgctcaagctctTGTTGATGTGATTGGAACACCGCTCCGTTGGGCTTGTATAGTGCATGCAGTGCGGCTTCAACAAGCTTTCTGGTCACCTAGAGTTCTGGAACGCGCTCTTCAGCATAATGAATGGCAGAAGTCTGCAGCTATTACAAACCTTGTCTGGCTGCTTTCATTGTCTTGTTGCTCAAATGCCGTGTATGAAAGCTCCTGACGTAGCGACTGCACGCATCGGGGACGAGTATGGCACGCGTCAGGAGCCCAGCACAGAACCGACGGAATAGCACAGCCTGGAGGCCTTCTGAAGATTGCAacgctcacgacttgttGGGCTTCGAGTTCctgcatccacgattcagcTTGATATGCTTGATGACTACGCCCTCTGTTGTTCGAAAGTCTGAACACTATTCGGTTTCGAAGGAGCGTGTATATTT from Mycosarcoma maydis chromosome 9, whole genome shotgun sequence harbors:
- a CDS encoding uncharacterized protein (related to SEC14 - phosphatidylinositol/phosphatidylcholine transfer protein) — encoded protein: MPPSMESSTSSGSSEPVTPPLNRNATWAASRSAAADASETTPQKGPSAPTDSSSPLSLRKRFASFTRSAGKNVSGSLSAGATSPSVTPLQDSSQRIERLDLQKGAVGANTGDPPTLSNHASSAPISRRGSFTETGERDVFSAPPKDDILDDSPLQCILRSPNARALPGHPGNLTPTQTQALHELTQALKSDGALHDPESEPPSYQETQLLRFLRARSFNVQAARAMYLKAEAWKKEIDLDRLVREFSFDERDAVAAHGWCMYFHKTDKLGRPIFIQDLGSMNCTEVFRKTTPERVIQKFAVTLELAVRHRYEPCTIASGRWVDDNMMVINLAGLGLSTFWSMKGQLQQLLSILDNNFPELSGRVQIINAPYMFSTIWSWVKGWLPTATVEKIDIAGAEYKEAVFEYVRKEDWPKDLGGECECRDEQGCRKSDPGPWDKRLVRTADL
- a CDS encoding uncharacterized protein (related to nadh-ubiquinone oxidoreductase 9.5 kDa subunit); translated protein: MASIFSPFRNTYRYLQYAAHEHPVVFFSIVIGSVGPLAVVTVPPIRKAYGWKPADKVPTSYPLPARAREQITAYDDEE